One segment of Nitrospirota bacterium DNA contains the following:
- a CDS encoding chemotaxis response regulator protein-glutamate methylesterase has translation MSRSKIKVLVIDDSPFVRQSISIMISETPHIEVMATVHGGLEAIKFLEKETPDVITLDIEMPEMNGFSFLVWLMQNHPLPVLVISSRSDNQNVFKALELGALEFIPKPSATASLDLLNVKDELIKKIEIISKIPRTAIKKQVSIYQPQVQEKEPKEIQLKGRVAGQRSDIQGTTAIQARGVSIIVIGASTGGPAALQLIVSSLPKDLKVPIVIVQHMPPNFTRSFAQRLDSLSKLRVMEAEEGEGIQAGRVYVAPGGNHLTAVSAPDGIKFHLVPKESGDRYIPSIDKTMLSLASIYHKEMLGVILTGMGNDGTEGIRKIKEYGGATLAESEETAVVYGMPRVPAQLGLIDKVVPINQMADQIIRICQ, from the coding sequence GTGAGTCGTTCAAAAATCAAGGTGCTGGTCATTGATGATTCTCCTTTTGTCCGTCAATCCATTTCAATTATGATCTCTGAAACGCCCCATATTGAAGTGATGGCAACCGTTCACGGTGGACTTGAAGCGATCAAGTTTCTTGAAAAGGAAACCCCTGATGTGATCACGCTGGATATCGAGATGCCGGAGATGAACGGATTTTCATTTTTGGTCTGGTTAATGCAAAATCACCCTCTTCCGGTGCTGGTTATCAGTTCCCGCAGTGATAATCAGAATGTTTTCAAGGCGCTGGAACTCGGGGCGCTGGAATTTATTCCTAAACCCAGCGCAACGGCGTCGTTAGATCTTCTTAATGTCAAAGATGAGTTGATCAAAAAAATAGAGATCATCAGTAAAATTCCGAGAACTGCGATAAAGAAACAGGTTTCCATTTATCAGCCGCAGGTCCAGGAAAAAGAACCGAAGGAAATTCAACTAAAGGGCCGAGTGGCAGGTCAGCGTTCCGACATTCAGGGAACGACGGCTATCCAGGCTCGCGGCGTATCGATTATTGTCATTGGCGCATCCACGGGAGGGCCTGCGGCGCTTCAGCTGATCGTGTCATCGCTTCCGAAAGACTTGAAAGTTCCTATAGTGATCGTGCAACATATGCCTCCGAATTTCACGCGTTCCTTTGCACAGCGGCTCGATTCGTTAAGCAAGTTGAGAGTCATGGAAGCCGAGGAGGGGGAAGGAATTCAGGCTGGTCGGGTTTACGTTGCCCCGGGAGGAAACCATTTGACCGCGGTCTCTGCGCCCGACGGAATCAAATTTCATCTGGTCCCCAAAGAATCGGGAGACCGGTATATTCCATCGATTGACAAAACCATGCTATCCCTCGCCTCGATTTATCACAAGGAAATGTTGGGCGTCATCCTGACCGGAATGGGAAACGATGGAACGGAAGGGATCAGAAAGATTAAGGAATATGGAGGAGCAACGCTCGCTGAGTCAGAAGAGACCGCTGTCGTCTATGGGATGCCCCGGGTTCCGGCCCAGCTGGGCTTGATAGATAAAGTCGTGCCAATCAATCAAATGGCAGATCAGATTATCCGGATCTGCCAATAA
- a CDS encoding response regulator, with product MSQYSFLVVEDSPTMRQLVTFSLKRIHDAKIVEATDGVDALKKMAEDKFDLIIADINMPLMDGLKLLSIIRKDPNYASIPVIIVTTEGAEVDKEKGLKLGANAYLTKPIQTNTLLTKVKELLKMEVA from the coding sequence ATGAGTCAATATTCATTTCTGGTCGTGGAAGACTCTCCTACGATGAGACAGCTTGTTACTTTTAGTTTAAAAAGAATTCATGATGCTAAAATAGTTGAGGCCACCGATGGCGTCGACGCATTAAAGAAAATGGCAGAAGATAAGTTCGATCTGATCATTGCAGACATCAATATGCCGCTCATGGATGGCTTGAAACTGCTCAGTATCATCAGAAAAGATCCTAACTATGCGTCCATACCCGTAATCATCGTGACGACAGAAGGAGCGGAGGTTGATAAAGAAAAGGGATTAAAGCTGGGGGCCAATGCCTATCTCACCAAGCCGATTCAGACCAATACACTTTTGACCAAAGTGAAAGAATTATTGAAGATGGAGGTGGCTTAA
- a CDS encoding HEAT repeat domain-containing protein gives MGNEQTTLDLNHPSVEIQLKAIEQLGNEQRRESIPLLTEALKSPEWRVRKEASNAISKFQIDEDLTNFLINELKNSIDPGEKNAFFEILVFLGKKVTHALMTHYREMNADIKKICLDIFGETGDLSASYLLIQCLSDPNPNIQIAAIEALGKLKEPRSVDELIQFLTHENQLLSFAALRSLEQIGDTRAVEPIIRLLGKSVLDRPALKALGQLGDLSALNPIVNSLQNGTPKIKKAAIEAVIRLQEQMIQQNEVKIIGRLREVYNKDMSLFLFDLLQNSEGEEQLIRGTIRILGWMGEILSIQLLIPFLEGPYREEAIQAITRMKRGAVEPLLAALPKHEGVVREGMIRALGEIGDRKAVMPLFKMVSDPIGHVRQSLAIALGKLGDPVATRMLIQLLDDPYSNVQEAAIQSLRKFKDRTLILECITLLGHEKENVRLNSIRLIGLMKAKEAVPNLALFLKDQDPVFRKETLLALKAMENVNIEEWVIFALADEFEEVRMAALSCLEDRPEIRLDPFIENLKQDESIWVRSFLARLLGKVRTAASKKELIGLMSDPIGVVQISAMESLSHFHESENIPLFMEKMKSEDLEVQSAAIIAIGESGDFSSGEKLIGYMNHLNWNIRAAAIRALGKLKYKPAFATIEKLAEEDPDKIVRQSALYALELILG, from the coding sequence ATGGGGAATGAACAGACGACGCTGGATCTAAATCACCCTTCTGTTGAGATTCAATTGAAGGCGATTGAACAGCTTGGAAATGAGCAGAGACGCGAAAGTATCCCTCTTTTGACGGAAGCGCTTAAATCGCCGGAATGGAGAGTCCGGAAAGAGGCCTCTAACGCCATTTCCAAATTTCAGATTGATGAAGATTTGACCAATTTCCTGATTAATGAACTGAAAAACTCAATCGATCCGGGAGAGAAGAACGCCTTTTTTGAAATCCTGGTATTTCTGGGTAAAAAAGTAACTCACGCACTCATGACCCATTACCGGGAAATGAACGCAGACATCAAGAAGATCTGCCTTGATATTTTTGGTGAAACCGGTGATCTGAGCGCTTCATACCTTTTAATTCAATGCCTGAGCGATCCGAATCCGAATATTCAAATTGCGGCCATTGAGGCGCTGGGAAAATTGAAAGAACCCAGGTCAGTTGATGAATTGATTCAATTTTTAACCCATGAGAACCAACTGCTCAGTTTCGCGGCACTTCGAAGTCTGGAACAGATCGGTGACACCCGGGCAGTTGAACCGATTATACGGCTTCTCGGAAAGAGCGTTCTGGATCGGCCTGCTCTGAAAGCACTGGGTCAGCTGGGTGATTTGTCTGCGCTGAACCCGATTGTCAATTCTCTTCAAAATGGAACGCCCAAGATAAAAAAGGCCGCCATTGAGGCGGTGATTCGACTGCAGGAACAGATGATTCAGCAAAACGAAGTTAAAATCATAGGCCGGCTTAGAGAAGTTTATAATAAGGATATGTCCCTCTTTCTGTTTGATCTCCTTCAAAATTCCGAGGGAGAGGAACAGTTGATTCGTGGCACCATTCGGATTCTCGGTTGGATGGGGGAAATTCTGAGCATTCAGTTACTGATTCCCTTTCTGGAAGGCCCCTATCGGGAAGAAGCGATCCAGGCGATCACCCGAATGAAAAGAGGAGCTGTTGAACCGCTCCTTGCGGCGCTTCCGAAACATGAAGGAGTTGTTCGGGAGGGTATGATTCGGGCCTTGGGAGAAATAGGTGATCGGAAGGCCGTTATGCCACTTTTTAAAATGGTTTCCGATCCGATTGGCCACGTCAGGCAATCTCTGGCGATTGCACTGGGTAAACTTGGAGATCCTGTTGCAACCAGGATGTTGATACAACTTTTGGATGACCCTTATTCCAACGTTCAGGAAGCAGCCATACAGTCGCTTAGAAAATTTAAAGACCGGACCCTGATTTTGGAATGCATCACACTATTGGGACATGAAAAGGAAAATGTTCGCTTAAACAGCATTCGATTGATCGGACTGATGAAAGCCAAAGAAGCAGTCCCCAATTTGGCTCTGTTTCTGAAGGACCAGGATCCTGTGTTTCGTAAGGAAACCCTGTTAGCGCTCAAAGCCATGGAAAACGTCAATATAGAAGAGTGGGTAATTTTTGCGCTTGCCGATGAGTTTGAAGAAGTCCGTATGGCAGCACTGTCCTGCCTGGAGGATCGACCTGAAATCCGGCTAGATCCATTTATTGAGAATTTGAAACAGGATGAATCAATCTGGGTCAGATCCTTTCTTGCGAGATTGCTCGGCAAGGTCAGGACGGCTGCATCAAAAAAGGAGTTGATAGGACTGATGAGCGACCCTATCGGCGTGGTCCAGATCAGTGCGATGGAATCGCTTTCTCACTTTCACGAATCCGAGAATATTCCCTTATTTATGGAAAAAATGAAAAGCGAGGATCTTGAAGTCCAGAGTGCGGCAATTATCGCGATCGGTGAATCAGGAGATTTTTCGAGCGGAGAAAAATTAATCGGATATATGAATCATTTGAATTGGAATATCCGGGCGGCCGCGATCAGAGCTTTGGGGAAGCTAAAATACAAGCCCGCTTTTGCCACGATCGAAAAATTGGCCGAAGAAGATCCGGATAAGATCGTCAGGCAATCCGCACTTTATGCACTTGAATTAATTCTAGGTTGA
- a CDS encoding protein-glutamate O-methyltransferase CheR, with protein MIVSPNETLEAEQNLVFSDETFRLFQDLMLQKAGVTLDDKSKEFVRSRLKESVLKKQFNDYKDYYFYLKYDRNRDSELYHAIDLLTIHETYFFRETMQLDTFSDEVLEETIRKNQAHKNLRIWSAGCSTGEEAYTISMLLLDKPELKDWRIEIFATDISQQVLQYARRGVYQANSFRSTSTEYMMKYFTKENNGFKIKDEVREKVNFFHASLIDPGKMFFLNEMDIVFCRNVIIYFNLDIKKKVISTFYEKLKFGGFLLLGHSESLSYISPDFELRHFKKDMVYQKPSK; from the coding sequence ATGATCGTTTCGCCGAATGAGACATTGGAAGCGGAACAGAATCTTGTCTTTTCCGACGAGACTTTCCGTCTTTTTCAGGATTTGATGCTTCAAAAAGCGGGTGTGACGCTTGACGACAAATCCAAAGAGTTTGTCCGGTCCCGGCTGAAAGAATCCGTATTAAAGAAACAATTTAATGATTACAAAGATTATTATTTTTATTTGAAGTATGACCGGAACCGGGATTCGGAACTCTATCATGCGATTGATCTGCTAACGATTCACGAAACCTATTTTTTCCGGGAAACCATGCAGCTGGACACATTCTCGGATGAAGTGCTTGAAGAAACAATCCGGAAAAATCAGGCTCATAAAAACCTCCGGATCTGGTCTGCGGGATGTTCAACCGGTGAGGAGGCTTACACCATCTCGATGCTTTTGCTCGATAAGCCTGAATTGAAAGATTGGAGGATCGAAATTTTTGCAACAGATATATCCCAACAAGTGCTTCAATATGCAAGAAGGGGAGTTTATCAGGCCAATTCATTCCGGTCGACTTCGACCGAATATATGATGAAATATTTCACGAAAGAGAACAACGGATTTAAAATTAAAGACGAAGTCAGAGAAAAGGTAAACTTTTTTCACGCCAGCTTGATTGATCCGGGGAAGATGTTTTTTCTGAATGAAATGGACATTGTTTTCTGTAGAAACGTCATTATTTATTTCAATCTGGATATCAAGAAAAAGGTGATTTCCACTTTTTACGAAAAGTTAAAATTTGGCGGATTTCTTTTGCTTGGACATTCGGAATCACTGAGCTATATCAGTCCCGATTTCGAATTGAGACATTTTAAAAAAGATATGGTATACCAAAAACCAAGTAAATAA
- a CDS encoding GAF domain-containing protein, with protein sequence MDNEKDGEILRKAEDFLKVFKKGEEFTHELLITNEKLRFRVVQLEEEVNQSRKNSTSQAETGKMAEMIRQLEKEKMDILNKYKDVEAENKDFASRYVEVEEENNNLANLYVASYQLHSTLDYQEVLRIVLEVLLNLVGADRCAILLREEESPDLTVVASEGLHQIEFKKVKMGEGIIGNVGKTGESHFVSDLKNIPMADPLYPIVCIPLKIKEHILGVIAVFSLLEQKKEKLNRIDYELFSMLAGHAATAIFSSRLYSQSERKLSTIHGFINLLSGREKS encoded by the coding sequence GTGGATAATGAGAAAGATGGAGAAATATTACGGAAAGCCGAAGATTTCCTAAAGGTTTTCAAGAAGGGAGAGGAATTTACCCACGAACTTCTGATTACGAACGAGAAGCTTCGGTTCCGGGTCGTTCAGCTTGAAGAAGAGGTCAATCAGTCTAGAAAAAATTCCACTTCACAGGCGGAAACAGGAAAGATGGCTGAAATGATCCGTCAGCTCGAAAAAGAGAAAATGGACATCTTGAACAAATACAAAGATGTGGAGGCGGAAAACAAGGATTTTGCCAGCAGGTATGTCGAAGTAGAAGAGGAAAACAATAACCTGGCGAATCTCTATGTTGCCAGTTATCAGCTTCACTCGACGCTTGATTACCAGGAGGTTTTGAGGATTGTTCTCGAGGTCTTGTTAAACCTGGTCGGAGCAGATCGATGCGCGATTCTATTGCGCGAAGAAGAGTCTCCCGATTTGACCGTCGTCGCCTCGGAAGGGCTCCATCAAATCGAGTTTAAGAAAGTGAAAATGGGAGAGGGAATTATCGGCAATGTCGGAAAAACCGGCGAGTCTCATTTCGTCTCTGATCTAAAAAATATTCCAATGGCAGATCCGCTTTATCCGATCGTCTGTATTCCACTAAAAATCAAGGAACACATCCTGGGGGTAATTGCTGTATTTTCGCTCCTGGAGCAGAAAAAGGAAAAATTAAACCGGATCGATTACGAGCTGTTTTCGATGCTGGCGGGCCATGCGGCGACTGCCATTTTCAGTTCCAGACTTTACTCTCAATCAGAAAGAAAACTTTCCACCATTCATGGTTTTATAAATCTTCTGAGTGGACGGGAAAAGAGTTGA
- a CDS encoding chemotaxis protein CheW, protein ILIIKFKSTLMGLIVDKVKDVLYLNSSHLQAASFENKEEQKFLKGIFKHQGELIMLLDIQRILDLETYEMANQGV, encoded by the coding sequence ATTCTGATTATTAAATTTAAGAGTACCTTGATGGGACTGATCGTCGACAAAGTGAAGGATGTGCTCTATCTCAACAGCTCGCATCTTCAGGCGGCAAGTTTTGAAAACAAGGAAGAACAAAAATTCTTGAAAGGAATATTCAAACATCAGGGAGAATTGATCATGCTGCTGGATATTCAGAGGATTTTGGACCTCGAAACCTATGAAATGGCCAATCAAGGGGTATAA
- the purQ gene encoding phosphoribosylformylglycinamidine synthase subunit PurQ has translation MKFGILVFPGSNCEQDCADVIQTLLNQEVRMIWHKETTLGGIDALIIPGGFSYGDYLRTGAIARFSPVMKSVMKFAEAGGLILGICNGFQILVESKLLPGALLRNESLKYICRDVLIRVENSETSFTSLYQEGEILKIPIAHAEGNYFCNQETLEELTRNRQILFRYGGSVNPNGSLDRIAGICNSERNIAGMMPHPDRSSEMILGSEDGKRIFLSMMSHLAGARK, from the coding sequence TTGAAGTTTGGCATTCTTGTATTTCCAGGGTCAAATTGCGAGCAGGATTGTGCCGACGTGATTCAGACCCTGCTGAACCAGGAAGTGAGAATGATCTGGCACAAGGAAACCACGCTTGGAGGGATTGACGCCCTCATTATTCCAGGCGGCTTTTCTTATGGTGACTACCTTCGGACAGGTGCCATTGCCCGATTTTCTCCGGTTATGAAATCGGTTATGAAATTCGCGGAGGCAGGGGGTTTGATCCTCGGAATTTGCAATGGATTCCAGATTCTGGTGGAGTCAAAACTTCTTCCGGGTGCCTTGTTGAGAAATGAATCCTTGAAATATATCTGCAGGGACGTCCTGATCCGTGTAGAAAACTCGGAAACCTCTTTTACCTCCCTTTATCAGGAAGGGGAAATTTTAAAGATTCCAATCGCGCATGCGGAAGGAAATTATTTTTGCAATCAGGAGACTCTGGAAGAGTTAACACGAAATCGTCAGATTCTTTTTCGATATGGTGGCTCGGTCAATCCCAACGGTTCGCTCGACCGGATAGCGGGGATCTGTAACTCTGAACGAAATATTGCAGGGATGATGCCTCACCCGGACCGTTCCTCTGAAATGATTCTCGGTTCGGAAGATGGCAAAAGAATTTTCCTTTCAATGATGAGTCATTTAGCGGGGGCCCGAAAATGA
- a CDS encoding response regulator, whose product MKIRWKMELESELEEKVEASQRTSPSPKNSERLKVLVAVDGEATQDVMKEVLTGAGYDVYIASTGKEALSLLEKEHPGIAYLDVALPQVLGFEVCEIIKKSQRLKATKVILVSAIYDKTRYKRAPSSLYGADDYIERHHIQDGLLTKLNKLLRTDETSPVSYRILPGDSSVEVMDKESLSPRHGVRETDNTLPPEIQTEIPPVPEVFESAASESLLEQPSTCEVAPETELSTVAALPESGNPFENPDIGSALEVAEVSAAPPETTPVLTPEENVKHEEAKRFARLIISDIALYNQKTIEEGIENGNVEELLKDDMVEAEKLYRERVSKEVREKTQYLQEALRDLVDRKIKMLKKGN is encoded by the coding sequence ATGAAAATCAGATGGAAGATGGAGCTGGAGTCCGAACTTGAAGAAAAGGTCGAAGCCTCTCAGAGAACTTCGCCATCTCCTAAGAACTCCGAAAGGTTAAAAGTACTTGTGGCTGTTGACGGAGAGGCGACTCAGGATGTTATGAAGGAAGTGCTGACGGGGGCAGGTTATGACGTCTATATCGCTTCAACCGGAAAAGAGGCGCTTTCTCTACTTGAAAAAGAACATCCGGGAATTGCGTATCTCGACGTAGCGCTTCCGCAAGTCCTGGGATTTGAAGTGTGCGAGATCATTAAGAAGAGCCAACGGCTCAAAGCGACAAAAGTAATCCTGGTTTCAGCAATTTACGACAAAACGCGATACAAACGCGCTCCGTCCTCTCTTTATGGCGCGGATGATTATATCGAGAGGCACCACATTCAAGACGGCCTCTTGACCAAACTCAACAAATTGCTCCGTACGGACGAGACTTCTCCTGTTTCTTACAGAATTTTGCCTGGAGACTCCTCCGTGGAAGTGATGGATAAAGAATCCTTATCGCCCCGGCATGGCGTGAGGGAAACGGATAATACGCTTCCACCCGAGATCCAAACCGAAATTCCTCCCGTTCCGGAAGTGTTCGAGTCGGCGGCATCCGAAAGTCTGCTAGAGCAACCATCCACATGTGAAGTGGCCCCCGAAACGGAATTATCGACAGTGGCCGCTCTGCCAGAATCCGGAAATCCTTTTGAAAATCCGGATATCGGCTCAGCCCTTGAAGTGGCAGAAGTGTCAGCGGCTCCTCCGGAAACGACGCCAGTATTAACACCTGAGGAGAATGTGAAACATGAGGAGGCGAAGAGATTTGCCCGCCTGATTATTTCGGATATTGCACTCTATAATCAAAAGACGATTGAAGAGGGAATCGAAAACGGAAATGTTGAGGAGCTCTTGAAAGACGACATGGTCGAGGCTGAAAAACTCTACCGTGAAAGAGTCTCAAAGGAAGTTCGGGAGAAGACGCAATATCTTCAGGAAGCCTTACGGGATCTGGTAGACCGGAAAATAAAAATGTTGAAAAAAGGAAATTAA
- the purL gene encoding phosphoribosylformylglycinamidine synthase subunit PurL, whose protein sequence is MIRGEPPVDERLALDHGLTKDEYLKIVKLMDRVPTFTELGIFSVMWSEHCSYKSSRIHLKKFPTKGERVIFGPGENAGVVDIGEGMAAVFKMESHNHPSFIEPYQGAATGVGGILRDVFTMGARPVALLNSLRFGSLEKAKNRTLFAGVVSGIAGYGNCMGVPTLGGEVCFYDIYDQNPLVNAFCLGLVQKNRIFLGQAAGVGNPIIYVGSKTGRDGIHGASLLASSEFNDTSMEKRPAVQVGDPFTEKLLLEACLELMSRDIVVGIQDMGAAGLTSSSCEMAGRAGTGVEMDVLKVPLREVGMTPYEIMLSESQERMLLVARQGCEKEVLEIFEKWDLDAAVIGRVTGDGKIRIKSGDRLFAEIPVVALVEDAPVYERPLGLPPYQQSIQTLQMDLIHLPKDYNRVLKQLLASPTIANKEWVYDQYDHMVQTNVAIRPGGDASLIRIKGSTRAIAVSVGGNSLYTLLNPHVGGMIAVAEVCRNLVCTGAKPLAITDCLNFGSPERPDIMWQFSMAIEGIADACRKFSTPVVSGNVSFYNETKGVAIYPTPTVGAIGLLENIEKRMTCFFKSEGDVVILLGKTGEDLGGTEYMRIVHHQERGFPPLINLDEEYALHQLCLELIDQELVHSAHDCSEGGLAVALAESCIASPLPKGAEIRLPDTPLRPDALLFGESQSRIIISAPPAHVKLIEAISKKHRVPFMIVGVVKSESLVINSWISIPLDELTESWRNAIPKMMVNG, encoded by the coding sequence ATGATCAGAGGAGAACCACCGGTTGACGAACGACTTGCGTTGGATCATGGTCTGACGAAAGACGAATATCTGAAGATCGTCAAATTAATGGATCGGGTTCCGACCTTTACGGAGCTCGGAATATTTTCCGTCATGTGGAGTGAGCACTGCAGTTATAAGAGTTCCCGCATCCATTTGAAGAAATTTCCGACCAAAGGAGAAAGGGTTATCTTTGGCCCTGGTGAAAACGCCGGGGTTGTCGATATTGGAGAGGGCATGGCCGCAGTTTTTAAAATGGAGAGCCATAATCATCCTTCTTTTATTGAACCGTATCAGGGAGCCGCGACAGGTGTCGGGGGAATTCTTCGGGATGTGTTTACAATGGGGGCCAGACCTGTTGCGCTCTTGAACTCGCTCCGGTTCGGATCGCTTGAAAAAGCGAAAAACAGAACCCTCTTCGCCGGGGTGGTTTCCGGAATTGCGGGTTATGGTAACTGTATGGGTGTTCCCACACTGGGAGGTGAAGTCTGCTTTTACGATATTTACGACCAAAATCCTCTGGTGAATGCATTTTGTCTCGGTTTGGTCCAGAAGAACCGGATTTTTCTTGGCCAGGCGGCAGGTGTTGGAAATCCCATTATTTATGTTGGCTCTAAAACGGGACGTGACGGGATTCATGGAGCAAGTCTTCTCGCCTCCTCGGAATTCAATGATACGTCGATGGAAAAGAGACCGGCGGTTCAGGTCGGGGATCCCTTCACAGAAAAGCTCCTTCTTGAAGCCTGCCTGGAGTTGATGTCCAGAGATATCGTTGTGGGGATTCAAGATATGGGAGCTGCGGGATTAACCTCCTCGTCCTGCGAAATGGCCGGCAGGGCGGGAACCGGAGTTGAAATGGACGTTTTGAAAGTCCCCCTTCGGGAGGTCGGGATGACGCCTTACGAAATTATGCTCTCAGAATCACAGGAGAGAATGCTTCTGGTCGCCCGGCAGGGATGTGAGAAAGAGGTCCTGGAGATTTTTGAAAAATGGGATCTTGACGCAGCCGTAATTGGAAGAGTGACCGGAGATGGAAAGATCCGGATCAAATCAGGAGACAGGCTTTTTGCCGAAATTCCGGTGGTTGCGCTGGTTGAAGATGCGCCTGTTTACGAAAGGCCGTTAGGTCTTCCCCCTTATCAGCAATCGATTCAGACATTGCAGATGGATCTCATCCACCTTCCAAAGGATTACAACCGGGTTTTAAAACAACTCCTGGCTTCTCCTACCATTGCGAACAAGGAGTGGGTCTACGACCAATACGATCATATGGTTCAAACCAATGTGGCGATTCGGCCTGGCGGGGACGCTTCATTGATCCGGATTAAAGGTTCAACGAGAGCGATCGCCGTTTCTGTTGGAGGAAACTCCCTCTATACCCTTTTGAATCCGCATGTCGGAGGAATGATTGCAGTGGCCGAAGTCTGTCGAAACCTGGTCTGTACAGGTGCTAAACCGCTGGCGATAACCGATTGCCTGAATTTTGGAAGTCCTGAGCGTCCGGATATCATGTGGCAATTTTCCATGGCTATTGAGGGCATTGCGGATGCCTGCAGAAAATTCTCTACACCCGTGGTCAGTGGAAATGTCAGTTTTTACAATGAAACCAAAGGGGTGGCCATCTATCCGACGCCCACAGTCGGGGCGATCGGTCTTTTGGAAAATATCGAGAAAAGAATGACCTGCTTCTTTAAGAGTGAAGGGGACGTGGTCATCCTCCTGGGGAAAACGGGGGAAGATCTGGGAGGGACGGAATATATGAGGATTGTTCACCACCAGGAGCGTGGATTCCCTCCACTGATCAATCTGGATGAGGAATATGCACTGCATCAGCTTTGTCTCGAGCTGATCGATCAAGAGTTGGTCCATTCCGCCCATGACTGCTCCGAAGGCGGACTGGCTGTTGCACTTGCGGAGTCTTGTATCGCTTCTCCTTTGCCCAAAGGGGCCGAAATCAGATTACCGGACACGCCTCTTCGTCCGGACGCCCTGTTATTCGGTGAATCGCAATCGCGAATTATCATATCCGCGCCGCCTGCTCATGTGAAGTTGATTGAAGCCATATCAAAAAAACATAGGGTTCCTTTTATGATCGTAGGAGTGGTAAAATCAGAGAGTCTGGTCATCAATTCCTGGATTTCTATTCCGCTGGATGAGTTGACAGAATCATGGCGAAATGCCATACCAAAAATGATGGTGAATGGATGA